TCCACGCcgagagcagagcagaggacgacgccgccatggcccAAGAGCAgaggccgccatcgccgccatggcccaagagcagaggacgacgacggcgccatGGCCCAAGAGCAGAGGTCGCCACACACaggacaccgccgccgccgcaacgaGGGACGCCGCGACGAGGGACGCCGCGATGAGGGAGCCTCGCCCcccctgctcgccgcgccgccccagcTCGGCGCGCCAGCCGCCCACCACCCGTGCCCGCGCGGACCTCCACCGCCGTCCGTTGTCGTGGGCCTGTGCACCTCCGCCCGTCCGTCGTCGGGGGCCCTGCGTCGCGgaatcgagccgccgccgcccggagccGAGGGTGGGAGGATGTCGggatccggccggccggctcgcAGGAGCAGATGGTTGGGGTCCCGCCGCCGTGGCTCGGCCGCCACGCGTGTCCGGCGGCGAGGCCACGGTGATCGTGGACACGGCCAGTGAGCTGACCTGGGTGCAGTGCGTGCCATGCGACTCGTGCCACGACCAGCAGGAGCCCCTCTTCGACCCATCCTCGTCGCCGTCCTACGCCGCGGTACCGTGCGACTCGCCCTCCTGCGATGCGCTGTGAGTGGCCACGGGCATGTCGGGGCCCCCGTCCCCGACGTGCGGCGGCGCCACTGGCCGGCCCGCCTGCAGCTACATGCTCAGCTATCGCAACGGCTCCTACTCCCGCGGCGTCCTGGCGTGCGACAAGCTGAGCCTCGCCGGCGAGGCCATCGACGCAGGCCTACATCGACGGCTTCGTCTTCGGCTGCACTAGCAACCAGGGGAGAGATGGAGGGCACGGGGGAgaatgggagggaggagggagagagaagggggagggagagttaaaaaaaatatatgacaTATGAGTCCCACCGTGGTAGTTGATATAGGGGAGAATATAGAGGATGAATGAGTGCATAAGAATATAGTATAGAggagagaatctcgatgaccatGATAGATATATTCTCTTAGAGGATGGATATAGGGAAACAGCGAACAGCCTTATCCCCACCGTCCATCTATGACTCTGTCCCATCGCTGCCTCTCTCCTCCTACCCTTTTTAATTCACGAATATGTGTATCCCCGTGAGTATACAGTTCGTCTACAGATGTATACGCCATACGTGGTCCACCTGCATACAGCGTCCGTCTCTATCTCTCTTcgttctctctcctcctcctgctggtgctccgtggtgcgccgccgctcctctcccccccccctctctccttccccccTTGCTACTACTCCTGCGCCTCGTCGCCGGCAGCCACCGCGCTCATCTTTGCTCCGCCGCCATCGATGCCAGAATCGACATTCAAAGGTTTGTCTCTCACCAACTGGATCTGCCGCCGCATCCGCATCCGCCGCCGGGTCCCTGCGCCGCCCGGCCTCCCGACATCCTCTTATTCTGCCGCCACCGCGGCTCATCTTGCTATTTCTCTCTCTTAACATCATCTTTCTCTATCCACTCTGCACCTCTCTCTCTGATCCGCCACCTC
This window of the Panicum virgatum strain AP13 chromosome 1K, P.virgatum_v5, whole genome shotgun sequence genome carries:
- the LOC120655179 gene encoding protein ASPARTIC PROTEASE IN GUARD CELL 1-like, which codes for MREPRPPCSPRRPSSARQPPTTRARADLHRRPLSWACAPPPVRRRGPCVAESSRRRPEPRVGGCRDPAGRLAGADGWGPAAVARPPRVSGGEATVIVDTASELTWVQCVPCDSCHDQQEPLFDPSSSPSYAAVPCDSPSCDAL